Genomic window (Candidatus Manganitrophaceae bacterium):
TTATTCCAGTTACCAAAAAACCTATTCTGCACAGGCGACTGAAGATCGAGGCCACTCCGATGATTAAGGTGTTTAACCGAAGTCTCCCGACACGCAGCATCCTCTTCTGCGGGATGGAAAGCTTTTTAATCTGGCTCTCCGTGACCCTGAGCCTTATCCTGGCGCCGTTGTCGGGCCGTCCGCCCGGTGCCGACGGCTGGTGGAGCGCCATTCATGGCCTGGTCATCACCGGAATCTTCCATCTCGTCCTCTACTATGCCGATCTTTATGATTTCACCATCTTCCCCCCGGATCACCGCCATTTGATCCGCCTGGTCCGGGTTGGCGGAATCGGCCTGTTGGTCTTTGCGGGCATCTCCGTCCTCCTCCCCGCATCGGCCTTTCCGGCGGGGCTCCGACTGGCCGTCATCATGGGACTCCTCTCCATTTTCTTATGGCGGGCAATCTACAGCCGGCTTCTGGACGGCGTCGAAGAGCGGATCTTGATCCTCGGCACGCAGGATGTGGCCCGCCGGGTGGCGCAGGAGATGCTCAAGAGAAAGGGGCTCGGCTTCAAGGTGGTCGGCTTCCTCGATGAAGATGCCCGGCGGCTGGGGGAGAGTTTGGTTAATCCGAGGATTATCGGAACCTATGACAACCTCCCGACCATCGTTGCCAGGGAGCGGATTGATCGGGTGATCATCGCCGCCTCCGAGCGCCGGGGCCGGCTTCCGATCCCGGCCCTCTTGGGCGCCCGCGCCCAAGGGGTCGAATTCATGGAGGGGACCCGCTTTTATGAACAGGTCAGCGGAAAGGTCTTTCTTGAAGACATTAAGCCGAGCGGGTTTATCTATGCCGACGGCTTTAATCGATCGGGTTTTGCGAAGTGGAGCAAGCGGGTCACCGGCATCCTCTCCTCCACGGTCATCCTGATCGTCACCTTTCCAGTGATGGTTCTTTTGGGCATTGCGATCAAGCTCGACTCTCCGGGGCCGATTTTTTTCCGGCAGGAACGGGTGGGGGAAGAGGGGCGGCCGTTCATGTTGTTCAAGTTCAGATCGATGCGTCACGATGCGGAGAAATTGACCGGACCGGTCTGGGCCGAGAAGGACGATCCCCGGGTGACCCGCATCGGAAAGGTTTTACGAACGCTTCGATTAGATGAGCTCCCGCAGATCATCAACGTTCTGAAAGGGGAGATGAGCTTCGTCGGACCCCGACCGGAACGCCCTTACTTCGTTGCGCAGCTCTCCGAGCAGATCCCGTTCTATGCGCTCCGGTTTGCAGTCAAGCCGGGGGTCACCGGATGGGCCCAGATCCGCTACCCGTACGGCGCTTCCGTGGAGGATGCCAGAGAGAAATTAAGATATGATCTTTTTTATATTAAGAACATGTCGTTTTTCTTTGATCTCTGGATCATCTTCCAGACGATTAAAATCGTTTTATTTGGAAGAGGGGCGCGATGAAGCGGCAGAGAGGGGCGGAGAGCAAACGGGCTTTGATCCAGGAGGTTCTACGGCCGACCCTGAGATGGACATCCCCAGTTGGAGGGGGCGTTCAGGCGGAGTAAGGGACCTCACAGCGCTTATTTACTGCTCCACTTTACAATCAGGCAAAGGTACAACACTATCGTGGTGAAGGCTGTTTTCTGGTTCTCATTTTTGGTGATCGTCTATACCTACTTCGGTTACCCATTGATCTTGTCCACATGGAGATCGATGAAGCGAAAGCAGGTTCGGAAGGAAAGCATGCTTCCGTCCGTTTCGGTCATCCTGGCGGTGTATAACGAGGAGAAGCTGATCGAGCAGAAGCTGAGAAATCTTTTTGAACTCGAATATCCCTCCTCTTTGTTGCAAATCATCGTCTCCTCCGACGGCTCCGAAGATCAGACGGAAGCGAAGGTTGCCTGCTGGCAGGAAGCGCATCAAGACGGTCCGGTGCTGATGCTGCTGACCGCGCCGGCCCACGTCGGAAAGGCGGCGGCCCTCAACCGGGCGGTGGCCCATGCGTGGGGCGAGGTCGTCGTTTTCATCGACGCCCGGCAAATACTCGATCGGAATGCCATTCTCCACCTTGTTTCCAACTTTGCCGATGAGCGGGTCGGGGCGGTCAGCGGCGAGTTGATCTTAATGGACCGGCCGGGGGGGAAAGGGGTCGTGAGCGTCGGCCTTTACTGGCGCTATGAGAAGTGGCTCAGGAAGATGGAGAGCGACGTCGACTCGATGCTGGGAGCGACCGGAGCGATTTATGCGCTGCGCCGATCGCTCTATGATCCGATCCCGACCGAGACGATCTTGGATGATGTGCTGATCCCGATGCAGGCGGTCTTCAGAGGATACCGTGTGGTCTTCGAGCCAAAGGCGCTTGCTTATGACTTCGTCCCGAGGCGGGCGGAGAGCGAGTTCCTCCGGAAGGTTCGAACGCTTGCGGGAAATTACCAGCTTTTGTGGGAGGTCGGCGCCCTCTGGTCATTGAAAAAGAACCGTCTCTTCTTCCAGTTTTTCTCGCACAAGGTGGCGCGGCTCTTGGTCCCCTTTATGTTGATTTTGCTCCTTCTTTCCAACCTATTTTTGACGCAGGGGATCTATTTTATCTTCCTGCTACTTCAACTGGTCTGGTACAGCCTGGCCTTATTGGGAGGGATGTCATATGCGAAGGTCGACCCAAAAACATCTTGAGCAGACGTCCGATGCCGAAGAGACCGAGGCGGCAACGGGAGGGGAGCCGACTCCGCTTCCCTCTTCTCCGGAGGCGCCGGCGCGGGGTGTCCGTTTCTCACTTGGAATCCTTCGTGGAATCCTTCAGTTTCCTTATGCCTTTGTCATCATGAATACGGCCGCGATCGTCGGCCTCTATGCATTTCTTCGACGACGAAAAAATATTTGGGTTCGCTCCACCGAAACGGATGCCTGGGAGATCGCAGACGGATCGGCCCTTCCCGTGCCGGTGACGCCGCCGACCAATTCGGGGAGAAAGGCCGCCTAAGGGCGAGAGGAGATGCGTGGACTATCAGGTTGAAGAAATCTCCGATTTCGACCGCTTCACAACGCTGGAGAAAGAGTGGAACGCCTTACTGGCGGCCGCTCCGATCAATGCCCCATTCCTGCGCCATGAATGGTTCCGGATCTGGTGGAAAGCATTCGGTGAAGGGAAGCGCCGGATGGCGATCTTGACGGTTCGGGCGCAGGGAGGCGCCCTGGTCGCAATCGCCCCTTTAATGGAAGAGCGCGGGTTCCGGGTCGGAATCCCTTGTCGCATCTGGACCTCGCTCTGCAATGACCATTCGTGTCGGTTCGATTTCATTCTGGCCGATCTCTCCGAGGAAGCGCGCGCAGGGATATTCAAAGCGCTCACCGACTACCTTTCGGCGCGCCGGCCGCGCATCCATTTCCTCGAGCTGCAGGATCTGCCGGCCGATTCCCCGACGTTGACCCACCTCACGGCGGCGTCGGGCCGGGGAGGGCGGCGGTTGGGAATGCGTCCTTCTCTTGAAACGCCGATCCTTCCCATGCAGGGGAAATGGTCCTCCTATTTTGAGTCGGTCTCGGGAAATTTGCGTCGCAACCTCCGCCGCCGTCGCAGGCAGCTGGAAGAGCAGGGGAAGGTCGCCCTGGTCTGTGTCACCGGGGATTCGCGGGACGGGGGGACGGCCGGTTTAATCCCGCATTTGGAAGAGGGTTTTCGGATTGAGGCGATGGCATGGAAGGGGGCCGCGGGAACTGCGATCGATGGAAACGGGGGGTGGTCCGAGTTCTATTCGGAGTGGGCCCATACGGCGGCGGAACGCGGGTGGCTCCGTCTCTACTTCTTGAAGCTCGACGATCGACCGATCGCCTTCTACTATACGCTGGTTTACGATCAAAAGCTCTACTATCTAAAGCTGGGATATGATCCGGCCTATGCCCGATATTCCCCCGGCATTCTCCTCCATCAGGAGATCTTGTCGGCCGCCTTTCAAGAGGGATTGACCGAGCTCGATTTTCTCGGGCCGCGCATGGCTTGGAAAGAGGATTGGACGGCGCAGCTTCGCCCGCACCTCTGGCTTTATCTATTCGAGGGAGGGATGATTCCGCGGGCGATTTATTTGATCAAGTTTAAGCTCTTCCCCTATTTGAGGGAGATCTCCTGGTTGACTCGGTTACAGCGGCGGCTACTCCGCAAAGATGCGTTCGGCGTTTCGGCCAAGCCCGCCACCGAGCCGCTCCCGGAGGCGCCGTTTGAAAGGACCGCAGAAGCGGTGGGGAAGGAGGCGGCTTGAATACCGTGGCGGCGATAAACGGCAATCGGCGTCCCAAGCCCTATTTTATCCCGGTGCTTCCGGCCTTCTCGCCGACCTCGTTGGCGCGGCGCGGGGGGCCGCTCCCGTTTCCATTCAATCATCGAGGATATTACGACTACTACTACGGCCGCAACGCGGTCTGGCACGGGATGAAATACTTGGGGCTTCCGGCGGAGAGTCGTGTTCTGATTCCGGCCTATCATCATGGGGTGGAGGTGGAAGCGGTCCTGCAGGCCGGCCTCCGGGTCGACTTCTACCGGGTCGATCTGCAGCTTCAGATCGATCTCGAAGATTTGGAGAAGAAGATCACTCCCGACACCCGCGTGATCTATCTCATCTACTATCTCGGATTTCCGCAGCCGGTGGACGCGCTGCTCCGGCTTTGCACGAAATATCGGCTCTTATTGGTGGAAGACTGCGCCCTCTCCCTCTTCAGCGAGATCAACGGGAGGCCGGTCGGCTCCTTCGGCGACATTGGGATCTTCTCCTTTCACAAATCCCTCCCCCTTCCGAATGGAGGGGGCCTGGTGGTGAACCGGACCGATCGTCCGCTGCCGCCGCCGCGGGTGGGACCGCCTCTTGTTTCGACCCTGAGCCATCTTACCGGCGGACTCCTGAACCGATTTAAGATGTCGCACCCTGCAACCGGCGCGCTCCTTCATAACTACTCCAGAGAAGTCGTCGCGACCCTTCTGAAGGTGGGAAAGGTCGATCGGACGAGCGTCGCCAACATGGAGTTTAATCTGGGGAAGGTCGATTGGGGAATGTCGGCCGTCTCAAAGAGGATTCTCCGCTCGGTCAACGCCGCCGGCGTCGTTTCGCGCCGGAGAGAGAACTTCAACTATCTCCTCGAGCGGCTCGATCTAAAGGACCGGCTTGTCTTCACCTCGCTGCCGCCGGGGGTCTGCCCCCTCTTTTTCCCAATCTGGGTCGACGATAAAGAGCGCGCGTCAAACGCGCTGTTCGCCCGAGGGATTGAGTCGGTCGACTTCTGGGCCATTCCCCATCCTGCGGTTCCGCAGGGGGTGTACGCCGAGGTCGATTCTCTGCGTGCCCATCTGTTGGAGTTGCCGATTCATCAAACCCTCGACAGGGAGCATCTCGACTATATGGTTGAGGTGGTGAGGGAGATGCTTCGATGATTTCCAGAAGGATGGAGTCGCTGGTGCTGCCGGATGAAAAGGAGAGGGTCGCCGAATCGGGTCTCGAACGGGATCTTACGGTCGAGCAGATTTGGAGCGATCAGGAGCTCTTTGTATCGAGAGCTGCCTGGGAATCCCTTTTCAACGAGGCCGCGGTCCAAAACCCTTTCTTGAGCTGGGGATGGATCTCGGCTTGGTGGTGCCATTTCGGCGCCGGCAAGCAGTTGGCGGTTCTTTTCATCCGGCGCCGTGGAGAGCTGATCGGGATCGCCCCCTTCTATCAATCCGACGTCCGCTCCCTTGGAATGACCTTTCGCGCCCTCTCGCTTCTCGGAGATCAGGGGGTCGGATCGGATTACCTCGACTTCCTCTCGCGAAAAGGGTGTGAGCGGGAGGTGGCCGAAGCGGTGATCGGCTATCTGTCGAAGGGGGCGCATGGGTGGGACATTATCACCCTCCGCCATCTGGCGCACGATTCGATGCACCTTCCGGTCCTTCTCGGCGTCTCCCAGCGGGGATGGCAGGTTCGGCAAGAAGAAGGGGAGGTCTGCCCTTATCTCACCTTGCCGCCGACTTGGGATGATTATCTCAACCGGCTCAGCAGCAGCATGCGGTATACGATTCGCCGGAAGCTGCGCGCCCTGGAGCGGGAACACCGTGTGGAGTGGGTCGTACTCGATCAGCCGGAGTCGGGCCGGGTGGGGATGGAGCGGCTGATCGCGCTTCATCAGAAACGATGGTCGGAGCAGGGGGGATCGGACGCTTTCGTCAGTGAGGTAAAAACCCCCTTCCACCGCGAGACCGCCGACTATTTTTTCCAGAAGCGGATCGCCCGGCTCTTTTCCCTTCAGGTTGACGGCGAGACGGTTGCAGCCCTTTACGGTTTTGTCGTGAAGGATCGGTTCTTTTACTACCAGGCCGGGTTTGATCCCGCCTGGAAAGATAAAAGTGTCGGGATGGTTTTGATGGCGAAATGTATTCAATATGCGATCGCGCAGCGATGGAGCGAGTTCGACTTCTTGAGGGGACCGGAGGCGTATAAAACCCACTGGACGTCCGACGAGCGGAGAACGGTTCACCTCCTCCTCACCCCCCCTCAATGGAAGGCTGGCTGTTATCTCACCCTGCGTGCATCGGAGAGAGCGGCGAGACGTTGGGCCGGAAGGCTCCTCCCCGAGGGGTGGATCGAGCGAATGAGACAGGCGAGGCGGAAGAGATCGGTCGCTGAAGAACAATCATACGAAACGGGTAAATCGAAACGATGATTTCAAAATCTGAAAGTAATATGGAGGTTCCTCACTTCTCCCCGCATTCTTTACGAACTCCCCGGCCGGTGATTCCCGAGACCCGTTTGCCGTCGCTTCCCCCTTTTCGACGATGGATGAAGTCGGCCTTGGCGGGAGGGGCCTACTACAGCGGCCTGCTCGATCTCTATGTCCAGTTCCGAGATCGCTGCCCTGCCCAGAACCGCCTCTTCATGGTCGGCTATCATGCCGTCGTGGAGTCGGCTGAGGAGGCCGCCGAAGCGGGGATGATGCCGCAGCAGCTGATGTCGCGTGCCCTTTTTGAGAAAGAGATCGATCAGATCGGCTCGCACTTCGATTTCCTCTCGATTGACCAGGCGGTCGAATTTGTCGAAGGGAAACGGCAGCTCAAGCGCGACAGTGTGGTGGTGACTTTTGACGACGGTTATAAAGGGATTTACGATCATGCCTATCCGATTTTAAAGCGGAAGGGGGTCCCGGCGATCTTCTATCTCTGCACCGATTATGTCGGCACCTCTCGGCACTTCGACCACGATCGGCTCTTCTTTCTGATCCACAAGGCGATGCAGGAATCGCTTCCGATCGAAGCGGTGCTGCGACAGCGAATCACGATGAATCCGACCGTCCCGATCCGTGGGACCTCTCCGCTGGAGATTACCCGCGAGGTCTTGGAGCATTATTGGAAAGAAGAGCTGACCGCCCTGGTGGCGCTCTTGCAGGAAAAGCTTTGTCTGGGTGAAGAGGGGTTTCCCGCCGATGCCATGATGGTCTCGTGGGAAGAGGTCGATGCGATGGCGCGGGAGGGGATGCATTTCGGCTCTCACACGGCGAGCCATTGTTTGCTGACCGAGGTCGAGCCGACGGCGGCCCTGGAGGAGCTGCGGCGCTCCAAGGAGACGCTCGAGACACGGCTTGGCATCAAGACCGTCCATCTCGCCTATCCGGATGGGCGGGTCAATGCATCGGTCGCGGAAGCGGCGCAGGCCTGCGGGTACCGCTCCGCTTGCACCACCGCGCATCGGGTCAACAAGATCGGCCTCAGTCCCTATCTGCTCGGCCGAGAGCTCCTCTGGGAGAACAGCGCTTGGGGCTGGTCATCCAAATGTTCCAAGGCGATGATCGTCTCCCAGATCAAAGGGCTTTTTAAAATCGGTCAAGACAAAAAATACCCGATCTCAAATTATTTTTGAGGAGACCCCAGCAAGAATGATCCGACTCATTTGTGTGGTCGGCGCCAGGCCCAATTTCGTGAAGATGGCGCCGCTGGTTCAACAGATCAAGGAAGGATGGGGCGATCTCTTCGAGACCACCCTCGTCCATACCGGCCAGCATTACGATCAAACGCTCTCGAAAGTCTTCTTCGACGCGCTTCGCCTTCCGATCCCCGATGTGAATCTGGGGGTCGGCTCAGGGAGCGCGGCCCGGCAGATTGCGGAGATTATGCAGCGATTCGAAGAGGTGATCCTCTGGAAGAAGCCCGATCAGGTCCTCGTCGTCGGCGACGTCAACTCGACGCTCGCCACCGCGCTGGCCGCCGAGAAGGTCGGGGTTCCGGTCGCCCACGTCGAAGCCGGTCTGCGGAGCTTCGACCGGCGGATGCCGGAAGAGATGAATCGTATTTTAACCGATCAGCTCTCCGAGCTGCTCTTTGCCACCGAGGAGAGCGCGGTTCAAAATCTGCTCAATGAGGGGATCGGAAAGGAGCGGATCTTCTGGGTCGGGAATGTGATGATCGACGCATTGATCAGCCATGCGCAGGAGGCGGAGCGATCGACCATCCTTCGCCAGCTGAACCTGGCCCCCCAGGGGTATGCCCTGCTCACACTCCACCGTCCGTCGAACGTCGATACGCAGGAGGGGATGCACCGGATCTTCGCCCTCCTCTCCGAGGTGGAGAAGCGAATCCGGGTGGTCTTCCCGGTCCATCCCCGGACGCTCGGTCGAATGGAAGAGTTCGACCTGATGACCTCCTTTCGCGCGATGAAGAACGTGACCTTCTGCGAGCCGGCCGGCTATCTCGATTTCCTCCGGCTGATGCGGGATGCCAAAATGGTCTTGACCGATTCCGGGGGAGTTCAGGAGGAGACGACGGCCTTGGCCATTCCCTGTCTGACCCTTCGGGAGAACACTGAACGGCCGGTGACGATCACCCAAGGGACCAATCTGCTGACCGGAACCGATCCGCAGCGGGTTCTGTCGGCGGTGATCGATATCATTGAAGGACGCGGAAAACGAGGGAAGGTGCCGGCGTTGTGGGATGGCCAGGCAGCCCTCCGGATCGTTCAGGTTTTGCAGGGACACGCGGGGCAAGGGCGACGTCATCCGACGGCGCTTCCCCTCTCGGCCCCCGCCCCTTTTAATTAGGTTTAGCAATTTAGATTCAGGCTGAGGTTTTAGGAGAAATAATGGCGCAAATCGGTCGATACAGGACCCCTCTCTCGGGCATCCCTGCCGAGGCAGGCGGGGAGCCGCTCGCTTTTAAGAGCCCGCTCTCTTTTTCAGCGGCCGCTTCGAAGCCGCTGCGCGAGCGTCCCGAGGCGGGACGTCCGTCGGTCCAGGAGCGGATTGCATACGGTGCGCTCCTCCTCTTTGTCTCCTTGATTTATATCTCTCCGGGGATGCTCTATCACCCGTTGGAAGATTGGCCGATCGCCAAGGGACTGGCGGTGATCTCGTTTCTTTTCCTCTTCTCTGCAATGCGGGCGAAAGGGACCCCTTGGCGGCTGACCGATCCCCCCTCGCTCTTCCTGATCGCCTTTGCGGTATGTAATGGTCTGTCCATCATCACGGCCCTCTGGCGGGAGTATGCCCTCAACGCGTTTCTCGATTTTTTGAAGGTGGTGCTGGTCTACTTTTTAATTCTCCATCTGTTGAATCGAAACGAGCGAATCCGGCCGCTTTTCTGGGTGATCACCTGGGCGGCGATGGTGCCGGCGGTCGGCGCATTGGTCCGCTTTTTCCTCAAGATCGATCTGGTGGAGGGGTATCGCGCCGCCTGGATCGGCATCTACGCCGACCCGAATGACCTTGCCTACAATCTGGTTATTTTGATCCCGGTCGTCCTCGCCCTCCTGGAGATGGAGCAATCGTTCTTCAAGCGGCTGCTCCTTCTGGTGCCGCTCTGCATCTTTTTGGTAACGATTTATCTGACCTTCTCGCGGGGAGGGCTGGTTGGGCTGATGGTCGTCTTCTTCTTCCAGTTCCTTCGCTCCCGAAACCGGCTCTTTAATTTCGCATTGGCGGCGGCGCTCGGCGCCGTCCTCCTTCCGCTCGCGCCGGCGCGTTATTGGGAGCGGGCCGAGACCATCTTGAATTTTCGTCAAGACGAATCGGCGATGGGGCGGGTCTATGCCTGGAAGGCGGGGTTCGCGATGGTGCAAGATCGTCCGCTGCTGGGGGTGGGGGTCGGCTGTTTTGTCCTCGGCTGGCCGATCTATGCTCCGGGAGATGCAGGAACGAAGTGGCGGGCGGCGCATAATACATTTGTCAATGTGATGGGCGAGACCGGCCTTCCCGGATTGGTCAGCTTTCTCGGTTTGATGGGGAGCGCGCTCTGGAGGATTCGAAGACCCTCCCGGAGCGCTCCGCGGGTCCGGCGCCCCTTGATGGGTCCGATGATCGGTCCGACGTCTGCGGTCGGGCGGCCCCCACGGCTGGAAGCAATTCAGGAAGACGAGACGGATCGCCGGGCGGCCCTCTATGCTCGGGCGGCGGAGATCGCCCTCTGGGGATTTTTGGCCTGTAGCCTCACCCTCGGGGTGTCGCGGACCTGGCCTCCTTATATTTTTGCGGGACTTGCGGTGGTGTTGCAACGGAAAAAGGTGGAAAGAGAATGAGTGTGCAGTCGATATCCGAACAGAAGCGGATTGAGTCGAACGGACAGGCGCCGCTTCCCACGACAGAGAATGGGGTTTCACAAGCAAAGGGAGAGAAGAGCGCCTCCATCAGCAAGCAAGCATTGACGCTGATCTTCGGACGGGGACTCTCCTCCGCCTTTACTTTTTTGATTCCGATCATCCTGGCCCGATATTTAAATCCAACCGAATATGGAACTTATAAGCAGATCTTTCTCGTCTATTCGAGCCTCTTTATGATCCTGCCGTTCGGCATTATTCAGAGCCTCTACTATTTTATTCCCAAAGAGCCGGAGCGGATGAAGACCTATCTGATCCAGGCCTTTCTCTTTCTCCAGTTCTCCGGCCTGGTGGCGCTCCTCTTCGTTGCTTTTTTCGGAAAGACGATCGCCGGCTATTTCAACAATCCGGAACTCGCCCCCTATCTCTTTCAAATGGGCATTTTCATTTTTTTGATGCTCTCCTCGGCCTATTTTGAAGCGCTGCTGATCTCTTCGCAGAAGATCGTTCAGGCGTCGGCGCTCGGTTTTCTCTCCGAAGCGGCCAAGACCGCCTGCATGCTGCTGCCGCTGATCTGGAGCCACCGCCTCACCGATTTGATGTGGGGAATGAATGCCTTTGCCTTTGTCCGCTTCTGTGGGGTGTTGGTTTATGTGATCCGAGGTTATTCACTCCGGTGGCGCGATGTTCACTGGTCGACCCTGCGGAAGCAGCTCGCCTACTCGGTCCCGTTCGGGTTTGCCGTCATTCTCCAAGCGACGCAGGACAAATTTCATCAGTATGTCGTCGCCTATTCCTACAGCGCCGCGGTTTTCGCCGTCTACTCGGTGGGGATGTTCCAGCTTCCCTTGGTGGAGCTGATCTATACGCCGATGTCTCAGCTGATGATCGTCCGGATGTCGTCCCTTCGGCAGCGGGCGACGCGGGAGGAGATCATCTCGCTTTGGTTCGATATAACCAAGAAGCTGGCGATGGTTTTCTTCCCGGCGTTTGTCTTCCTTCAGGTGGTTGCACACGACTTAATCGTCCTCCTCTTCACGCCGACCTATCTCTCGAGCGTTCCTCTCTTCCGGATCGCGCTCTTCTCGTTATTAACGGCGATCTTCCTGACCGAAGGGGTGCTGCGCGCCTATGCCGATACCACTTTTATTTTGAAGATCACCTTCATGAAGCTCGTTTTGACCCTCTTGTTCATCTTCCCCCTCCTCTCCTGGTTCGGCCTCTCCGGCGGGGTGCTCACGCTGACGTTGGTCCTGGTGATTGCGAAGGTAACGATGCTCTGGAAGGTCGCTCGCCTCATCCCGCTCTCCCTGTCGGCGCTGCTCCCTTGGCGGGATCTGTTGAGCATCGGCATCTTCTCGGTCTTCTGCGCGGTCCCGGTCTTCTTCATGGGGCGGATCGGAACGGCTTCTCCCGCCTGGATGGTGTTGCTCTCGGCGACGGTTTATACGGTTTTTTATTTGGTTTTTTTGTTCGGTTCACATCTGATCACTTTCGACGAGAAACGGGAGATCGCCCGAATGGTCCGGCGGGTTGGCGCCCTGCTCCCGGCGTTGTCGAAATCGTAAGCAAGGAGTTACACATGAGCAGACCTACTGTCTTGCATTTGGTTGATTGTCTTAATATCGGGGGGGGGGAGATGCAGATGGTCGATCTGCTCCGGCGGATCGACCGGGAGCGATTCCGTCCGCTGGTCGGCTGTCTGGCTCGGAAAGGGCCGCTGCTACCGGTCCTCGAAGCGACCGGCATCCCGGTGGTCGAATTTCCGATCCGGGGAAAGATTTACTATCCCCGTTCGCTTCGCGCGGTTCTTCAGATGGCCCGATTCATGCGCCGGGAGGAGGTCCAGATTGTCCATACCCAAGACCTCTACTCCCATATCGTCGGGGTGCCGGCCGCGTTGATCGCGCAGGTGCCGGTCATCGTGACGAACCGGCTCGACCTGGGGCATACGATGAAAGGGTGGCACCGCTGGGCGCTGAAGGGCTTCTCCTTTGTATTAACCCGTGCGATGGCCAATTCGGAAGGGGTCCGCAGAATGTTGATCGAGAAGGAGAAGCTCAACCCGAAAAAGATCGAGCTGATCTATAACGGCGTCGATCTCGACCGATTCGGCGCCGCAATTCAAGAGGTCTCTTTGCCGCTCGATTCGGAAGACCGCCCGATCGGAATCGTCGCCAATCTCAACCCCGTCAAGGGCCATGAAACCCTGTTGCAGGCGGCGGTGCGGGTGGCTGCGGTTTATCCGGCGGTGAAATTCTTTCTGATCGGAACCGGGATGCTTCGGCCGACGCTCGAGGCGCGCGTGCGCGAACTGGGGATCGAGAAGCAGATCGTGTTTCTCGGATCCCGGCGCGATGTTCCGCAGATCCTGTCCCGGATGGAGATCTCGGTGCTCCCTTCTTTGGCGGAGGGGTTCTCAAATGCCATTCTCGAATCGATGGCGGCCGGCCTGCCGGTGGTGGCGACCGATGTCGGAGGAAATCGCGAGGCGATCATCGAGGGGGAGACCGGCTATCTGGTGCCGTCCGGCCACCCCGATTCCCTTGCAAACCGGATCTTATGCCTGCTCGGAGACCGGGCGTTGGCGCGACAGATGGGAGAGGCCGGCAGAAAAAGAATTGAAACCTGCTTCTCCTTGGAGCGGATGGTCAAGGAGACGGAGCAATTTTATGACCGCCTGCTCCAAGAGCGGGTGCCGGGAGCCCATTGGTCGGGTAAGCGAGAAGAAGAGATGAATGTCTCGGAGGTCAAGCTGTCATCATGATGAAGATCTTGTTGATCGGCGATTACCCT
Coding sequences:
- the wecB gene encoding UDP-N-acetylglucosamine 2-epimerase (non-hydrolyzing) produces the protein MIRLICVVGARPNFVKMAPLVQQIKEGWGDLFETTLVHTGQHYDQTLSKVFFDALRLPIPDVNLGVGSGSAARQIAEIMQRFEEVILWKKPDQVLVVGDVNSTLATALAAEKVGVPVAHVEAGLRSFDRRMPEEMNRILTDQLSELLFATEESAVQNLLNEGIGKERIFWVGNVMIDALISHAQEAERSTILRQLNLAPQGYALLTLHRPSNVDTQEGMHRIFALLSEVEKRIRVVFPVHPRTLGRMEEFDLMTSFRAMKNVTFCEPAGYLDFLRLMRDAKMVLTDSGGVQEETTALAIPCLTLRENTERPVTITQGTNLLTGTDPQRVLSAVIDIIEGRGKRGKVPALWDGQAALRIVQVLQGHAGQGRRHPTALPLSAPAPFN
- a CDS encoding O-antigen ligase family protein; its protein translation is MAQIGRYRTPLSGIPAEAGGEPLAFKSPLSFSAAASKPLRERPEAGRPSVQERIAYGALLLFVSLIYISPGMLYHPLEDWPIAKGLAVISFLFLFSAMRAKGTPWRLTDPPSLFLIAFAVCNGLSIITALWREYALNAFLDFLKVVLVYFLILHLLNRNERIRPLFWVITWAAMVPAVGALVRFFLKIDLVEGYRAAWIGIYADPNDLAYNLVILIPVVLALLEMEQSFFKRLLLLVPLCIFLVTIYLTFSRGGLVGLMVVFFFQFLRSRNRLFNFALAAALGAVLLPLAPARYWERAETILNFRQDESAMGRVYAWKAGFAMVQDRPLLGVGVGCFVLGWPIYAPGDAGTKWRAAHNTFVNVMGETGLPGLVSFLGLMGSALWRIRRPSRSAPRVRRPLMGPMIGPTSAVGRPPRLEAIQEDETDRRAALYARAAEIALWGFLACSLTLGVSRTWPPYIFAGLAVVLQRKKVERE
- a CDS encoding oligosaccharide flippase family protein, with product MQSISEQKRIESNGQAPLPTTENGVSQAKGEKSASISKQALTLIFGRGLSSAFTFLIPIILARYLNPTEYGTYKQIFLVYSSLFMILPFGIIQSLYYFIPKEPERMKTYLIQAFLFLQFSGLVALLFVAFFGKTIAGYFNNPELAPYLFQMGIFIFLMLSSAYFEALLISSQKIVQASALGFLSEAAKTACMLLPLIWSHRLTDLMWGMNAFAFVRFCGVLVYVIRGYSLRWRDVHWSTLRKQLAYSVPFGFAVILQATQDKFHQYVVAYSYSAAVFAVYSVGMFQLPLVELIYTPMSQLMIVRMSSLRQRATREEIISLWFDITKKLAMVFFPAFVFLQVVAHDLIVLLFTPTYLSSVPLFRIALFSLLTAIFLTEGVLRAYADTTFILKITFMKLVLTLLFIFPLLSWFGLSGGVLTLTLVLVIAKVTMLWKVARLIPLSLSALLPWRDLLSIGIFSVFCAVPVFFMGRIGTASPAWMVLLSATVYTVFYLVFLFGSHLITFDEKREIARMVRRVGALLPALSKS
- a CDS encoding glycosyltransferase, which gives rise to MSRPTVLHLVDCLNIGGGEMQMVDLLRRIDRERFRPLVGCLARKGPLLPVLEATGIPVVEFPIRGKIYYPRSLRAVLQMARFMRREEVQIVHTQDLYSHIVGVPAALIAQVPVIVTNRLDLGHTMKGWHRWALKGFSFVLTRAMANSEGVRRMLIEKEKLNPKKIELIYNGVDLDRFGAAIQEVSLPLDSEDRPIGIVANLNPVKGHETLLQAAVRVAAVYPAVKFFLIGTGMLRPTLEARVRELGIEKQIVFLGSRRDVPQILSRMEISVLPSLAEGFSNAILESMAAGLPVVATDVGGNREAIIEGETGYLVPSGHPDSLANRILCLLGDRALARQMGEAGRKRIETCFSLERMVKETEQFYDRLLQERVPGAHWSGKREEEMNVSEVKLSS